A single region of the Gossypium arboreum isolate Shixiya-1 chromosome 12, ASM2569848v2, whole genome shotgun sequence genome encodes:
- the LOC108477889 gene encoding protein TRIGALACTOSYLDIACYLGLYCEROL 5, chloroplastic: protein MKTRSKDANSLWKWKGNMKRKKKDKQFPVSEFLRESRQKVEENVLGPGGGAGIGCGVGVGFGLVGGIGYGGWPWNHLRLAFGVGAGCGIGFGFGFGQGIGYGFSLESLESNLSKDSSDSNRKFLIS from the coding sequence ATGAAAACCAGATCCAAAGACGCAAATTCCTTGTGGAAATGGAAAGGAAACatgaagaggaaaaagaaagacaAGCAATTTCCAGTGTCAGAATTCCTCCGTGAAAGCCGCCAGAAAGTGGAGGAGAACGTACTAGGCCCAGGCGGCGGTGCTGGGATCGGTTGTGGCGTTGGAGTTGGTTTCGGCTTGGTTGGGGGAATTGGGTATGGTGGGTGGCCTTGGAACCATTTGAGGCTTGCGTTTGGGGTTGGAGCTGGTTGTGGTATTGGGTTTGGGTTCGGATTTGGACAGGGTATTGGTTATGGTTTTAGTTTAGAATCTTTGGAGTCCAACTTGTCTAAAGATAGTTCCGATTCCAACAGAAAATTTTTGATTTCTTAG